Proteins from one Romboutsia sp. CE17 genomic window:
- the leuA gene encoding 2-isopropylmalate synthase, with amino-acid sequence MNHEKYSRFKKITMKNRKWPDNEIIKSPIWCSVDLRDGNQALPNPMNVDEKIKMFNMLVSIGFKEIEVGFPSASDTEYKFLRKLIDENLIPQDVTIQVLTQAREHLILKTFEALKGCKKAIVHIYNSTSTLQRNIVFDKTKEEIIEIAVKGARLVKDEAEKYPETKFIFEYSPESFTGTELDYAVEICEKVLDVWNPTPNNKVILNLPSTVEMATPNIYADQIEWFCENLTKRDSVIISLHTHNDRGTSTASSELGLLAGADRLEGTLFGNGERTGNMDIVNVAMNLYSQGIDPKLDFSQINSIIKTYEECTKLRVHERHPYAGELVYCAFSGSHQDAIRKGMIARNKSNAKNWEVPYLPIDPHDLGREYKEIIRINSQSGKGGSIYIMENDFGYMIPKNMHKNFGNVIKRESDLLGRELTSEEIFNIFEEEYMNLNQPYKIKKYRVDSCDDNEKVSISAIISYKGIDEHIRGVGNGPIDSFSNAIRRYKNNDYKFVSYWEHALDEGSHSSGVAYVQIQVNGNDYFGVSVSENINTAAINALLNAINKSYEIENKGENEYGNDYDSKDIIETY; translated from the coding sequence ATGAACCATGAGAAATATTCTAGATTTAAAAAGATTACTATGAAAAATAGAAAATGGCCAGATAATGAGATTATAAAATCACCTATATGGTGTAGTGTAGATCTAAGAGATGGTAATCAAGCCTTACCAAATCCTATGAATGTAGATGAGAAAATTAAGATGTTTAATATGTTGGTAAGCATTGGATTTAAGGAAATAGAGGTAGGATTTCCATCTGCATCAGATACAGAGTATAAGTTTTTAAGAAAATTAATTGATGAAAATCTAATACCGCAAGATGTTACTATTCAGGTATTAACTCAAGCAAGAGAACATTTGATATTAAAAACTTTTGAAGCATTAAAAGGATGCAAGAAAGCAATTGTCCATATTTATAATTCAACATCAACACTTCAAAGAAATATTGTATTTGATAAAACCAAAGAAGAAATAATTGAAATAGCTGTAAAAGGAGCAAGGCTTGTAAAAGATGAAGCTGAAAAATATCCAGAAACTAAATTTATATTTGAATATTCTCCAGAAAGTTTTACTGGTACAGAGCTAGATTATGCAGTAGAAATATGTGAAAAAGTATTAGATGTATGGAATCCAACACCAAATAATAAAGTTATATTAAATTTACCATCAACTGTAGAAATGGCTACTCCTAATATATATGCAGATCAAATAGAATGGTTTTGTGAAAATCTTACGAAAAGAGATAGTGTAATAATAAGTCTTCATACTCATAATGATAGAGGAACATCAACAGCTTCAAGTGAACTAGGATTATTAGCAGGTGCGGATAGATTAGAGGGGACATTATTTGGTAATGGTGAAAGAACTGGAAATATGGATATAGTAAATGTCGCTATGAATTTATATTCTCAAGGAATTGACCCAAAACTAGACTTTAGTCAGATAAACTCTATTATAAAAACATATGAAGAATGTACTAAACTTAGAGTTCATGAAAGGCATCCATATGCAGGAGAATTAGTTTATTGTGCATTTTCAGGATCACATCAAGATGCAATTAGAAAAGGTATGATAGCCAGAAATAAATCAAATGCTAAGAATTGGGAAGTTCCTTACTTACCGATAGATCCTCATGATTTAGGTAGAGAGTATAAGGAAATTATAAGAATTAATAGTCAATCTGGAAAAGGCGGATCTATATATATAATGGAAAATGATTTTGGATATATGATACCAAAAAATATGCATAAAAATTTTGGGAATGTAATAAAAAGAGAATCAGATTTATTAGGAAGAGAATTAACTAGTGAAGAAATATTCAATATATTTGAAGAGGAATATATGAATTTAAATCAACCATATAAAATTAAAAAGTATAGAGTTGATTCTTGTGATGATAACGAGAAAGTTTCTATTAGTGCAATAATTTCTTATAAGGGAATAGATGAGCATATAAGAGGTGTAGGTAATGGACCGATAGATTCATTTAGTAATGCTATTAGGAGATATAAAAATAATGATTATAAGTTTGTATCTTATTGGGAGCATGCTTTAGATGAAGGATCTCATTCAAGTGGAGTAGCATATGTTCAAATACAGGTAAATGGAAATGATTATTTTGGCGTTAGTGTATCTGAAAATATTAATACGGCAGCTATAAATGCTTTATTAAACGCTATAAATAAAAGTTATGAAATAGAAAACAAGGGGGAAAATGAATATGGGAATGACTATGACTCAAAAGATATTATCGAAACATACTAA
- the leuC gene encoding 3-isopropylmalate dehydratase large subunit, with translation MGMTMTQKILSKHTNLDKVKKGQLIQIELDLVLGNDITSPVAINEFNKLGIDNVFDKHKIAMVLDHFTPNKDIKSAEQCKITRDFVNEKGIVNFFDVGQMGIEHVLIPEKGLVVAGDTVIGADSHTCTYGALGAFSTGIGSTDMAAGMATGECWVKVPGAIKFILKNKPSKWISGKDIILYIIGKIGVDGALYKSMEFTGDGVSHLTMDDRFTICNMAIEAGAKNGIFEVDEKTIEYMNKHKYSAFNKEFKVYKADEDAIYDEVYEIDLSLLKPIVAFPHLPENTKYVDDINEDIKIDQVVIGSCTNGRINDLKIAAEIMRDKKVKQDVRVIILPGSQKVYLEAIEKGYIKTFIEAGAIVSTPTCGPCLGGHMGILASGERAISTTNRNFLGRMGHTESEVYLASPAIAAASAITGKISSPKEVIREEELLC, from the coding sequence ATGGGAATGACTATGACTCAAAAGATATTATCGAAACATACTAATTTAGATAAGGTTAAAAAGGGGCAGTTAATTCAAATAGAATTAGACTTAGTGTTGGGAAATGATATAACTTCACCAGTTGCAATAAATGAATTTAACAAACTAGGGATTGATAATGTATTTGATAAACATAAAATTGCAATGGTACTAGATCACTTTACTCCTAATAAGGATATAAAAAGTGCAGAACAATGTAAGATAACAAGAGATTTTGTAAATGAAAAAGGTATAGTTAATTTTTTTGATGTTGGACAAATGGGAATAGAGCATGTTTTAATTCCTGAAAAAGGCCTTGTAGTTGCAGGAGATACAGTTATAGGCGCTGATTCACATACTTGCACTTATGGAGCATTAGGTGCATTTTCAACAGGGATAGGTTCAACAGATATGGCAGCTGGAATGGCTACAGGGGAATGTTGGGTAAAGGTTCCGGGTGCTATAAAATTTATTTTAAAGAATAAGCCATCAAAATGGATTAGTGGTAAAGATATAATCTTATATATTATAGGTAAAATTGGAGTAGATGGAGCTTTATATAAATCTATGGAGTTTACTGGTGATGGAGTATCTCATTTAACTATGGACGATAGATTTACGATTTGCAATATGGCTATAGAAGCTGGAGCAAAAAATGGAATATTTGAAGTAGATGAAAAAACCATAGAATATATGAATAAGCATAAATATAGTGCTTTTAATAAAGAATTTAAAGTTTATAAAGCTGATGAAGATGCAATATATGATGAAGTATATGAGATAGACTTAAGTTTATTAAAGCCGATAGTAGCATTTCCACATTTGCCTGAGAATACAAAATACGTTGATGATATAAATGAAGATATAAAAATAGATCAAGTTGTTATTGGTTCATGTACAAATGGTAGGATAAATGATTTAAAGATAGCTGCTGAGATAATGAGGGATAAAAAAGTTAAGCAAGATGTAAGAGTAATAATACTTCCTGGATCTCAAAAGGTTTATTTAGAAGCCATTGAAAAAGGATATATAAAGACATTCATAGAAGCAGGCGCAATAGTATCTACACCGACATGTGGACCGTGTTTAGGTGGTCATATGGGAATACTTGCATCAGGAGAAAGGGCTATATCTACGACAAATAGAAATTTTTTAGGTAGAATGGGTCATACTGAGTCAGAAGTATATTTAGCAAGCCCAGCTATAGCAGCAGCATCTGCTATAACTGGCAAAATATCATCACCAAAAGAAGTTATAAGGGAGGAAGAATTATTATGTTAG
- the leuD gene encoding 3-isopropylmalate dehydratase small subunit has translation MLVTGSVFKYGDNVDTDVIIPARYLNTSDVKELASHCMEDIDKDFSKKVKKGDIIVANKNFGCGSSREHAPIAIKESGVSCVIASTFARIFYRNAINIGLPIIECDEASKDIKSGDKLEINFSTGIIKNLTTNKNYQGEPFPEFMQKIISNGGLMNSIKVGGEN, from the coding sequence ATGTTAGTGACTGGGAGTGTTTTTAAATATGGAGATAATGTAGATACAGATGTAATTATACCTGCAAGATATTTAAATACATCAGATGTAAAAGAATTAGCATCACATTGTATGGAAGATATAGATAAAGATTTTTCAAAGAAAGTTAAAAAAGGAGATATAATAGTTGCAAATAAAAATTTTGGGTGTGGTTCATCAAGAGAACATGCACCAATAGCAATAAAAGAAAGTGGAGTATCTTGTGTTATAGCATCAACATTTGCGAGAATATTTTATAGAAATGCTATAAATATAGGCTTACCTATAATAGAGTGCGATGAAGCATCTAAAGATATAAAATCGGGAGATAAACTAGAGATAAATTTTAGTACTGGTATTATAAAAAATTTAACGACTAATAAGAATTATCAAGGAGAGCCGTTCCCTGAATTTATGCAAAAAATTATTAGTAATGGTGGTTTGATGAATTCTATAAAAGTTGGGGGCGAGAATTAA
- the leuB gene encoding 3-isopropylmalate dehydrogenase — translation MDFKIAVIKGDGVGPEIIDEGIKVLKKIGEVYNHKFEFRYALGGGDAIDKMGTPLPEESLDICRDSQAVLLGAVGGPKWDNVNGDIRPEKGLLRLREELGLFANLRPVNVYESIKEISPLKIDRLKSKVDFVVVRELTGGIYFGERGTSIIDGVSEAYDVEKYTEKEIRRIGKMALDIASRRRKKLISVDKANVLESSRLWRSIIDDLSKEYKDVEVRHMYVDNAAMQLIKDPSQFDVILTNNIFGDIISDEASMITGSIGMLPSASLRNDNFGMYEPIHGSAPDIAGKGIVNPIATILSASMLLRHSLNLNRESDSIDKAVQEVLIKGYRTEDIYEGYGIKVSTKEMGDLISNHIK, via the coding sequence ATGGATTTTAAAATAGCAGTCATAAAAGGTGATGGTGTAGGACCTGAAATAATAGATGAGGGAATAAAAGTATTAAAAAAAATAGGAGAAGTATATAATCATAAATTTGAATTCAGATATGCACTAGGGGGAGGAGATGCAATAGATAAAATGGGAACTCCTCTACCTGAGGAAAGTCTAGATATATGCAGAGATAGTCAAGCTGTACTATTAGGTGCTGTTGGTGGTCCTAAATGGGATAATGTAAATGGAGATATTAGACCTGAAAAGGGATTATTAAGATTGAGAGAAGAATTAGGATTATTTGCCAACTTAAGACCTGTAAATGTATATGAAAGTATAAAAGAAATATCTCCTTTAAAAATTGATAGATTAAAAAGTAAAGTAGATTTTGTTGTAGTAAGAGAACTAACTGGTGGAATTTACTTCGGAGAGAGGGGTACTTCTATAATAGATGGAGTAAGTGAAGCATATGATGTTGAAAAATATACTGAAAAAGAAATAAGAAGGATAGGAAAAATGGCTCTTGATATAGCTTCAAGAAGACGTAAGAAGCTGATAAGTGTAGATAAAGCAAATGTACTTGAAAGTTCTAGACTTTGGAGAAGTATAATTGATGATTTATCTAAAGAATATAAAGATGTAGAAGTACGTCATATGTATGTAGATAATGCTGCGATGCAATTAATAAAAGACCCTAGTCAATTTGATGTAATTTTAACTAATAATATATTTGGAGATATAATTTCTGATGAGGCATCTATGATAACAGGATCTATAGGCATGTTACCTTCAGCATCTTTAAGAAATGATAATTTTGGAATGTATGAACCTATACATGGAAGTGCACCAGATATAGCTGGGAAAGGAATTGTTAATCCAATAGCAACAATATTATCAGCATCTATGTTGCTAAGACATAGTTTAAATTTAAATAGAGAATCTGATAGCATAGATAAAGCTGTTCAAGAAGTACTGATTAAAGGATATAGGACAGAGGATATTTATGAAGGTTATGGCATAAAAGTTAGCACGAAGGAAATGGGAGATTTAATTTCTAATCATATAAAATAA
- a CDS encoding pyridoxal-phosphate-dependent aminotransferase family protein, protein MSKKLFIPGPIDVSQDVLNCMATQVIGHRSEESSKLQEEISLKLQKVLYTKNTILLSTSSGTGLMEGSIRSCTSKRAAVFSCGSFGDRWYKIGVSNMVPVDLFKVELGQAISPEMVDKVLSTGKYDLITITHNETSTGIRNPIEAIGEVIKKYDDVIYCVDAVSSAGGMKIEVDKIGIDICITSVQKALGLPPGMAICTFSKKAVQRAKTVPYRGTYFDLLSIYKYIVDKNYQYPSTPSLSHMFALNFQLDQILKEGLDNRFLRHENMAKTVRNWAEDHFQIFTNKNYLSNTLTVIENTKKISISKLNEKLIDRGFEIANGYGELKEKTFRISHMGDYTVEDVVDLLNNINEILEL, encoded by the coding sequence ATGAGTAAAAAGTTATTTATACCTGGACCAATAGATGTTAGCCAAGATGTTTTAAATTGCATGGCTACTCAAGTAATAGGTCATAGAAGTGAAGAGTCATCAAAATTACAAGAAGAGATAAGCTTAAAGCTACAAAAAGTATTATATACAAAAAATACTATACTTTTATCAACATCATCCGGAACTGGACTAATGGAAGGCTCCATACGATCCTGTACATCCAAAAGGGCTGCTGTATTCTCCTGTGGTTCATTTGGTGATAGATGGTATAAAATAGGAGTATCTAATATGGTACCAGTTGATTTGTTTAAAGTAGAATTAGGGCAGGCTATAAGTCCTGAAATGGTTGATAAGGTGCTTTCTACCGGAAAATATGATTTAATAACTATAACTCATAATGAGACTTCTACAGGAATAAGAAATCCAATTGAAGCTATTGGAGAAGTTATTAAAAAATATGATGATGTAATTTACTGTGTAGATGCAGTAAGCTCAGCAGGTGGAATGAAAATAGAAGTTGATAAAATAGGAATAGATATATGTATAACCTCAGTTCAAAAGGCATTAGGTTTACCGCCAGGAATGGCTATATGTACATTTTCTAAAAAGGCAGTTCAACGAGCTAAAACAGTACCTTATAGAGGAACTTATTTTGATTTATTATCAATTTATAAGTACATTGTAGATAAAAATTATCAATACCCCTCAACACCATCCCTTTCGCATATGTTTGCTTTAAATTTCCAATTAGACCAAATCTTAAAAGAAGGCTTAGATAACAGATTTTTAAGACATGAAAATATGGCTAAAACAGTTAGAAATTGGGCCGAAGATCACTTCCAAATTTTTACCAATAAAAATTATTTGTCAAATACACTTACCGTAATAGAAAATACCAAGAAAATAAGTATATCTAAATTAAATGAAAAATTAATAGACAGAGGATTTGAAATTGCAAATGGATACGGAGAACTTAAGGAAAAGACATTTAGAATATCACACATGGGTGATTATACAGTAGAAGATGTAGTTGATTTACTGAATAATATAAATGAAATTTTAGAGTTGTAG
- a CDS encoding D-2-hydroxyacid dehydrogenase gives MFNILITDGVNRDEINELRKLNFNVIDKYYDDENLGKQLKDIDVLVIRSKNTITKEIIDQACEGNRLKLIIRSGVGLDNIDANYAEAKGIKVKNTPCGSTVSVAELTIGQIITIARFVNISNVRMREGKWEKKKYIGTEIYGKTLGIIGMGRIGREVAKRAYTMGMNIIYYDILGKMDVSDKYKFCEFEEVLSNSDFLTIHIPYDKEKGYLITENEINKMKDGVYLINHARGGLICEENLIKALDIGKIEAVALDVYENEPIINLELVNHPMVSPTPHIGASTIEAQKRISSEIVNIINEHYEYIKKIEKEQGNSSTKLAL, from the coding sequence ATGTTTAATATATTAATTACAGATGGTGTAAATAGGGATGAAATAAATGAATTAAGAAAATTAAATTTTAATGTTATAGATAAGTATTATGATGATGAAAATTTAGGCAAACAGCTTAAAGATATAGATGTGTTAGTTATAAGATCTAAAAATACAATAACCAAAGAAATTATAGATCAGGCTTGTGAGGGAAATAGACTAAAATTAATAATAAGGTCAGGTGTTGGTTTAGATAATATAGACGCCAATTATGCAGAAGCTAAAGGTATAAAAGTAAAGAATACGCCATGTGGTAGTACAGTATCTGTTGCTGAACTTACTATAGGTCAAATAATCACAATAGCTAGATTTGTCAATATTTCAAATGTGAGAATGAGAGAAGGAAAATGGGAAAAGAAAAAATATATAGGTACAGAAATCTATGGAAAAACACTTGGAATAATAGGAATGGGTAGAATTGGAAGAGAAGTAGCAAAAAGAGCGTATACAATGGGCATGAATATAATATATTATGATATATTAGGCAAAATGGATGTTTCAGATAAATATAAATTCTGTGAATTTGAAGAAGTATTAAGTAATTCGGATTTTTTAACGATACACATTCCATATGATAAAGAAAAAGGATATCTAATAACTGAAAATGAGATTAATAAAATGAAGGATGGAGTATACTTAATAAATCATGCCAGGGGAGGTTTGATTTGTGAGGAAAATTTAATCAAGGCTTTAGATATAGGAAAAATAGAAGCAGTAGCTTTAGATGTGTATGAGAATGAGCCTATAATTAATCTAGAGTTAGTAAATCATCCAATGGTATCTCCTACGCCACATATTGGGGCATCAACAATAGAGGCTCAAAAAAGAATAAGTTCAGAAATTGTTAATATAATAAATGAACATTATGAATATATAAAAAAGATAGAAAAAGAACAAGGTAACAGTAGCACAAAGTTAGCTCTATAA
- a CDS encoding DUF1015 domain-containing protein, producing MALIKPFKAIRPDKKYVDMVAELPYDVMDRDEAIEIAKNNNLSFLHIDRSEIDLPKEVDAYDEKVYLKAKENLDKFISNKIFLKEEKDCLYIYREIMDDRIQTGIVACVSVEESLNGKIKKHEYTKPDKEKDRTNHIKYCNANTGTILLTYKNKAIINKIIDEYTSKENPLYDFYSKDKVKHTVWRIENIDIINKLVESFKSVPYLYIADGHHRAASAENVYKKMKNKCLNYTGNEEFNYYLAMIVPDNELNILDYNRVIKDLNNLSEIEFIEKIKKNFSIEEIKENLYKPEEKGCFGMYLKDKCYKLKVNENILNQKDIIKTLDVNILHEYIINPILGIQNPRSDNRIDFVGGIRGNDELKKRVNKDMAVAFSLYPTSMEELMTVADENKMMPAKSTWFEPKVRCGLFLHEL from the coding sequence ATGGCATTAATAAAACCGTTTAAGGCAATAAGGCCTGATAAAAAGTATGTAGATATGGTTGCTGAATTACCATATGATGTTATGGATAGAGATGAAGCCATAGAAATAGCAAAAAATAATAATCTATCATTTTTACACATTGATAGGTCTGAAATAGATTTGCCAAAAGAAGTAGATGCATATGATGAAAAAGTATATTTAAAAGCAAAAGAAAATTTAGATAAATTTATAAGTAATAAAATTTTTTTAAAAGAAGAAAAAGATTGTTTATATATTTATAGAGAAATTATGGATGATAGAATTCAAACTGGTATAGTAGCTTGTGTATCAGTAGAAGAAAGTCTTAATGGCAAAATAAAAAAGCATGAATATACTAAACCAGATAAAGAAAAAGATAGGACTAATCATATAAAATACTGTAATGCTAATACAGGGACAATACTTCTTACTTATAAAAATAAAGCTATTATAAATAAAATTATTGATGAGTATACATCTAAAGAAAATCCATTATATGATTTTTATAGTAAAGATAAGGTAAAGCACACTGTTTGGAGAATTGAGAACATAGATATTATTAATAAATTAGTAGAGTCATTCAAAAGTGTACCATATCTTTATATAGCAGATGGTCATCATAGAGCAGCATCTGCAGAAAATGTGTATAAAAAAATGAAAAATAAATGCTTAAATTATACTGGCAATGAAGAATTTAATTATTATTTAGCTATGATAGTACCAGATAATGAATTAAATATTCTTGATTACAATAGAGTTATAAAAGATTTAAATAATCTAAGTGAAATAGAATTTATAGAAAAAATAAAGAAAAACTTCAGTATAGAAGAAATAAAAGAAAATTTATATAAGCCAGAAGAAAAAGGATGCTTTGGTATGTATTTAAAGGATAAGTGTTATAAGCTTAAAGTTAATGAAAATATATTAAATCAAAAAGATATAATTAAAACTTTAGATGTTAATATACTTCATGAATATATAATAAATCCTATTTTAGGAATACAAAACCCTAGAAGTGATAATAGAATAGATTTTGTAGGTGGTATAAGAGGAAATGATGAATTAAAGAAGAGAGTGAATAAAGATATGGCAGTTGCATTTTCACTATATCCAACAAGTATGGAAGAATTAATGACTGTAGCAGATGAAAATAAAATGATGCCAGCTAAATCAACTTGGTTTGAACCAAAGGTAAGATGCGGATTATTTTTGCATGAATTATAG